A window of Cellulomonas wangleii genomic DNA:
CCGCGTCGGCCAGGGGCGCGAGCACGGCACGGGCGCGCTGCGACGGCACGGCGACCGCCACCACGTCGGCGTCGGCCACCGCCGCGCGTGCGTCCTGCGTCGCGGTGACCGCGGCGGGCAGCTCCACGCCCGGCAGGTACCGGGAGTTGCGGCGGTCGCGTGCGATCTCGTCCACCGTGGCCGCGTCGCGCCCCCAGACGGTGACGTCGCACCCTGCGTCGGCCATGACGGCGGCGAAGGTCGTGCCCCAGCTCCCCGACCCGAGGACGGCGGCCCGCAGCGGACCGGTCGGCCGCGTCACGGTGCCGTCCCGTCCTCGGCCGTGCGTCGCCGGCGCACGTCGCACCGCTCCGCCGGCGCGTGCTCCCCGCGGATCCCCTCGAGCAGCACGGTGATGGCCGTCATGATGCGCTCGGTCGCCTCACGCAGCGTCGCGGTGTCCTGCGGCCGGTCGTAGAGGTCGGACAGCTCGACGGGGGGCCCGGCGACGATCGTGACCTTCTTGCGCGGCACGGGGTGCGGGACCTTGCCGTACCGCGCGAGGAGGTCCTGCGGACCCCACTGCGCGACGGGCACGACGGGCGCCCGCGTCGTCAGCGCGAGGCGCGCGGCGCCCGTCCGTCCGGCCATCGGCCACAGGTCGGGGTCACGCGTGAGGGTGCCCTCGGGGAACACCGCCACGCACTCCCCCTGCCGCACCGCCTCGACGGCCGCCCGCAGCGAGTCGCCCGCCGCCGCGGTGTCACGGTGCACCGGGATCTGACCCGTCGCGCGCAGCACGGCCCCCACGACGGGGACCCGGAACAGCGAGGCCTTGGCCAGCACACGCGGGACGTGCCCGTTGTCCCACAGGTAGTGGGCGAACGTGAGCGGGTCGGCCTCCGTCATGTGGTTGGCGACCGCGACGAACCCGCCCTCGGTCGGCAGGTGCTCGGCACCGTGCCAGTCGGGGCGGGTCGTCGCGAACATCAACGGGCGCACGATGCGTGCGACGTTGCGGTAGGCGAGGTTGGAACGCGACGGCGACGGCACGGGACCCGATCGTAGCCGCGCCGCAGGGTGCCGCGGTCCGCGCTGCGTCAGCGTCGCGTGTCGGGTTCGCGGCTGAACGTCGCGCCCAGGGCCTCGAGCTTGTCGGCGAAGTGCTCGTAGCCGCGGTCGATGAGGCTGATGCCCCGCACCGCGGACGTGCCCTTGGCGGTCAGCGCCGCGATGAGGTGGCTGAAGCCGCCACGCAGGTCCGGCACCTCGATCTCGGCCGCCGACAGCGGCGTGGGCCCGGAGATGACGGCCGAGTGGTAGAAGTTGCGCTGGCCGAAGCGGCAGGGCCGCCCGCCCAGGCACTCCTTGTAGACCTGGATCGTCGCGCCCATGCCCAGCAGGGCGTCGACGAACCCGAACCGGTTCTCGTACACCGTCTCGTGGACGATCGACAGGCCGCGCGCCTGCGTCAGGGCGATGACCAGCGGCTGCTGCCAGTCCG
This region includes:
- a CDS encoding lysophospholipid acyltransferase family protein, yielding MPSPSRSNLAYRNVARIVRPLMFATTRPDWHGAEHLPTEGGFVAVANHMTEADPLTFAHYLWDNGHVPRVLAKASLFRVPVVGAVLRATGQIPVHRDTAAAGDSLRAAVEAVRQGECVAVFPEGTLTRDPDLWPMAGRTGAARLALTTRAPVVPVAQWGPQDLLARYGKVPHPVPRKKVTIVAGPPVELSDLYDRPQDTATLREATERIMTAITVLLEGIRGEHAPAERCDVRRRRTAEDGTAP